The proteins below come from a single Anderseniella sp. Alg231-50 genomic window:
- a CDS encoding thiamine diphosphokinase, whose product MTQKFTILLAGELTVTDRLRSQIGGSRVIAADGGMAHASMLGVVPELWLGDFDSSGEALVSRYADVPRQSHPVAKNATDGELAVDEAIRLGATELLLAGGFGGQADHAFAHLMLLLRLKARGMKVMLSSGHEEAWPLLDDAVEVDVPPASRLSILPVTDLERITIEGVRWPLKDRDVVLGSTLTLSNEVEKPPARVSVAAGKAIVLAYPV is encoded by the coding sequence GCTGGCGGGCGAGCTGACCGTAACGGACCGCCTCAGAAGTCAGATTGGCGGCAGCAGGGTCATTGCTGCAGATGGTGGCATGGCACATGCGTCCATGCTTGGGGTAGTGCCGGAACTGTGGCTTGGTGACTTTGATTCCAGCGGCGAGGCGCTGGTTTCCCGGTACGCCGACGTGCCGCGCCAGTCTCATCCGGTTGCCAAGAATGCCACGGACGGCGAACTGGCGGTCGATGAGGCGATCCGGCTCGGCGCTACCGAATTGTTGCTGGCAGGTGGTTTTGGCGGTCAGGCCGACCATGCATTCGCCCACCTAATGCTGCTGCTGCGGTTAAAGGCACGCGGGATGAAGGTGATGTTGTCCAGCGGTCATGAGGAAGCCTGGCCTCTGCTGGATGATGCTGTGGAAGTTGATGTGCCGCCGGCCTCGCGCCTGTCGATTCTGCCGGTTACCGATCTGGAGCGCATCACCATTGAAGGTGTGCGCTGGCCGTTGAAGGACCGGGATGTCGTGCTGGGTTCCACACTGACACTGTCAAACGAAGTGGAGAAGCCACCTGCGCGCGTGTCGGTTGCCGCCGGCAAGGCAATCGTGCTGGCCTATCCGGTTTAG